In Heptranchias perlo isolate sHepPer1 chromosome 33, sHepPer1.hap1, whole genome shotgun sequence, the sequence CACCCCCACAGTCCCCGTCACCCCGCTATCACTAGTCCACAGTCCCCGTCACCCCGCTATCACTAGTCCACAGTCCCCGTCACCCCGCTATCACTAGTCCACAGTCCCCGTCACCCCACTATCACTAGTCCACAGTCCCCGTCACCCCGCTATCACTAGTCCACAGTCCCCGTCACCCCGCTATCACTAGTCCACAGTCCCCGTCACCCCGCTATCACTAGTCCACAGTGAAGTCTGCTTCTTCCATCTCCTGTTCATACTGGGACAGATCGGCCAAGTCCTGGTCCACATGTTCACTCATTTCTGTCAGGATCACATCCAGCACCTGTGTAAGACAAACAAAAGCCCATCTCTGTTCATTCAATGGTGTATGACTGGCTATCTCCCTGGGGGGGGGTGTAAGGGGCATCATCATACCATGGATACCTCATTTCTTTATCGTTCTCCGGGAGCTCTGAAGAACTCTTTCAATTAGGGAAAGGAAGTGAAAGAATCAGATGGGAGGGAAATGTCAGTTCCTCCACCCCCCATCACCGATATGCATTTGTTTACAGCTAGCACTGCCTGCAGTACATCTCATGAAACTGTCCTTGAATTAAGACATATTAAtggagcagtgtagagggagctttactctgtctctaacccgtgctgtacctaccctgggagtgtttgatgggacagtgtagagggagctttactctgtctctaacccgtgctgtacctaccctgggagtgtttgatgggacagtgtagagggagctttactctgtatctaaccctgtacctgccctgggagtgtttgatgggacagtgtagagggagcgttactctgtatctaacccgtgctgtccctgccctgggagtgtttgatgggacagtgtagagggagcgttactctgtatctaacccgtgctgtccctgccctgggagtgtttgatgggacagtgtagagggagcgttactctgtatctaacccgtgctgtccctgccctgggagtgtttgacgctgATGGTGGTTCTTGAAATGCAGAGTTTTCCATCCCTCATCCCGATAAACACAAaaatcacaatttttaaaaaaatgaataagaGAAAAAAACAATGGGCTTTGCAgaaggagtgagagtgaagacCCAACCAGGAAATATTGGGAGTCAACCTTAAGAAGTCTGCACTCACCACATCAGTGAAAGCCTTCTGATGGTAGTCCCTCAGTGCCACATTCTCCACTGTTACATGATTGTGCCGGCTGATGTTAAAGTATTGCCCAAAAAAGACATCCAACATCCAACCTGGACAAGAGAACGAGGAACATGTTTCGAGTTATCGATAGGCAGATGAAGACCTTGTGATGGAACATTCATGGCCAACACGTTCGAGAATCAGCTGTAACTCAGTGGGTcccactctcgcctgagtcagaaggtcatgggttcaagccccagtccagagtcttgagcacaaaatctaggttgacactcccagtgcagtaccgagggagcgctgcactgtcggaggggcagtaccgagggagcgctgcactgtcggaggggcagtaccgaaggagcgctgcactgtcggaggggcagtaccgagggagcgctgcactgtcggaggtgctgtctttcggatgagaagttaaaccgaggccccgtctgccctctcaggtggacataaaagatcccacagccactattcgaagaagagcaggggagttctccctaagcaatatttatgcctcaaccaacatcactaaaaacagattatctggtcattatcacgttgctgtttgagggaccttgctgtgcacaaattggctgctgcttttcctgcattgtgaaaggtgctatataaatgcaagtctttttttctttattacTGTGACTGCACTGTACATATACAGCAGAGAGAAACATAGGAGACAGGCGTTACTGTAAACAGATTCTACTGAACGTTCTATTGCCAATCACAAGGCATACTGTCTGAAAATGTTAAAATCAGTTCCTTAATGATGCCagtgttgtgaaaggcactgcatTATCGcatgctctttctttctttctaaatatgACTGATTATCCAGGTACAGTCGTGGATTTTGAacattttctctcctctcctctgttgATTGACAGTGAGCCACATTTCCCTGGATGGTGAGTGTCAGCAGTCGATTTGTCTGGTGTCAGTATCACTGGTTCGGCCGGTActgccctcacccaacatccccaCACACATTTTCAAGCTGAGGCCATTGATTAGCAATAAGCAGGAACCCTGACAGTTTATTCCCTCCCTACCCATATGAGGCCCACGGTAACACCACAACTTTCAATCCGCTTCAGAGCACGGGGAACAAAACTGGACCTTCCTGGCCCAttgactcacacactcactgaataaACTCACTGATTCTTCGAGGAGCAtccattatttttttaaactcctGGCTCATGCCCAGTCATTACACACAGGCAGTCAAGGCCAAGTGGGGTCTCCAGTTGAAGCAGGTTCGAGCAGAGGGGAGAATTGGACCAGATTGTGCAaacgtaattcagtccccatttcaaAGTCATGCATCCAATTGTTATTTTTCTATTTCCATTATAAACACACGCACCTATATACAAACACACGCACCTatatacaaacacacgcacacgcacctatatataaacacacgcacctatatacaaacacacgcacctatatacaaacacacgcacctatatacaaacacacgcacctatatacaaacacacgcacacgcacctatatacaaacacacgcacacgcatacaaacacacgcacacgcatacaaacacacgcacacacacacgtacgtaACTGTGCCTGTGTGCATTAGTTCTAAATGGAAATTTCCCTTGTTTCTTCCAGATTCTCCCTTCCTTTCCACACAACATTCTCTGAATGAGAAGTATGGGTATCGAACCTCTTCTTGGGATTCAAAGGCTGCTCAGCATTTGGCTTCTAGAAGATAGACAAGGAGGAGTTTCATGagctctctgatttttctccttctTTGTTGGGAAACCTGTGACCTCTGCTCAGTAGCTCTGCCCAGATGCTCCATCTAAACTCGCTGTGTGGGGAGTTGCCGGGTGCGTGCCCATATACTGCCACCTGTGGTCAGTGCATTGCTGGTGGACCAGTGGGGACACCGTACACATTGGTCAGTCGCTCCCAGGGTGATACTGATTGTGGATGTGCAGAGTAGAACAGACTCACTGTCTAACAGCCTGTCCAGCTCGACCTTTTCAGAGAatgccctcccctcactccctataATCTTCATCAGGTTCTCCAGGAGCAACATGTCGATCAGTCTTCTGCTGGCATATGTCCTGACCTGCATGAAGATATATGTTCATTAGCAGGCTAGTGTTATAACATTACTGTTATCCACTGATGTACCTTGATGTCCCCATCACTCATCTCCTAATTTTACAGATTCCACCATCTCCTTTATAGAGGACCCCCTCCCCAGCTGAAGGCAATTCCTGCTCAGCCAATACCTTTATAGCTTCTGCAGACTGTATCCAACTGAGTTCAAGTATTGTCTACCGACAGACCTCGGTTAGATTCGTGTCACCTGAAATTAGCCTATGGAGGTGGGGCCAGATCTTGGACTAGACCGCTGCAGGTTCTCAAAGTAATTGCTGCATCTTTCAATCCCCTTATGAAGGGAGCCAACTAAGCACCAAAAAAAGTGTTTCTGGGGAAACACAGGAATaggaggaagaggccattcagtccctcaagacTGTTTccacattcaattagattatggctgatgtgcacctccactccatttacccacctttgctccatatccctcgatacccttacacaacagaaatctatcgatctcagtcttgaaagctccaactgacccccagcatccacagtcttttgggggagagagtttcagatttccactcccctttgtgtgaagaagtgccagAAGTTCTTGAAACGCTCACTGCATCGTGTGGCCTCTCTCCCATGGTACACCTAGTTGCATGGGCACCCACCCAGTTTATTTAAAATAGCTGATCTCCCCCTGACCCCACAAAATTTGCTGGGGTCAGCGATGGAGTGAATCCTGCCACTTACACTGGGATTAAAGACCCGTGGTTCCTGGGCTCAGTGTCtctatccctccatctccaatcctgcaTTACTTTTTCTCTGATCACTTGCTGTCCTATTGCTGCTGTTACCTTCCGCACTGACTAACTCTTGTCCCGTACCAAAAGATTTTACTCCTCACCCTCTTATCCCATCTCTTTTTTTCTCCCGATTTCCTTCTGTTGTCTTGTTAAGGCACTGACCCATGGTAGGGTAGAGTTCAATGGATACCAGGAGGCCTCCGGTACCTCATTGAAATGGCTActcttcaattattcacaatatttattaacgacttagatgaaggcatagaaagtctcatatctaagtttgccgatggcacaaagattggtggcattgtaagcagtgtagatgaaaacataaaattacaaagcgatattgatagattaggtgaatgggcaaaactgtggcaaatggaattcaatgtagacaaatgtgaggtcatccactttggatcaaaaaggatagaacagggtactttctaaatggtaaaaagttaaaaacagtggatgtccaaagggacctaggggttcaggtacatagatcattgaagtgtcatgaacaggtacagaaaataatcaataaggctaatggaatgctggcctttatatccagaggactagagtacaaggggacagaagttatgctgcagctatacaaaaccctggttagaccgcacctggagtactgtgagcagttctgggcaccgcaccttcagaaggacatattggccttggagggagtgcagcgtaggtttactagaatgatacccggacttcaagggttaagttacgaggagagattacacaaatttgggttgtattctctagagtttcgaaggttatggggtgatctgatcgaagtttataagatattaaggggaacagatagggtggatagagagaaactatttccgctggttggggattttaggagtagggggcacagtctaaaaatatgggatatgggccaaaggcaggtatatggagttagatcacagatcagccatgatcttatcaaatggcggagcaggcacgagggactgaatggcctactcctgttcctatattcctatgtgtgagccttgacaagaATTACCACTGGTTATTTGACTATGGAGGGACCACAGTCAAAGCCCTAACTTGTCCCGATGACCGCAAATGTGCATTTTCCCCAGCAGGGATCACCGGATAGTGATTCCGAAGTTGGCTGATTCTCCCTTCCTTAGAGTTGGAATGCCGAGACCAATTTTACTGCCCAAATTGCTGGACTGCTTATTTGAACTGTAGAGTCCATTGGGCTCTCCTCTTACCCACAATCAGAGGAGCAGCACACTGGATAACctttttataaaatacttttacAGTGCTCATTTAAATGAGATGCAACAGACCACAATCGCCACTAATGAACGAATGACTCCTTGCTCCTCCCcttacctcctcctgctgctgttcAGATATTTCAGTGTGATATTCACTCAGCAGTAACACTGCAACATTCCTCGTTTCCTCATCCAGAACACTGGGCAGGATTTCATCCTGCAGGATCCCCTCCAGGATCATCTCACTTACTGCTTCTTTCACCTGTGAGATTAAAAGCACTCGCAGTTACGAACTCTCGGGAGTACCTCAGAGCATACTTACACAGCATGCCCAATGCTAGAGAAAGCCTTTTATTTATCAAGCTACTCAGAAATGTTTCAAAGAGCTTcaaatacaatgaattactttgaagtgcagtgacttctTCTGTAGGCAAACTCAGCAGCCATTCTGCATCAGCAACATCCCATAAGCAGAACCGAAACCAATGGCAAATTAtactgtttttggttgagggaagattGTTGGCCAAGGAGAACTCCTCTTCTTTAAAGTGCCAGGGGATGTTTAAGTATCAGCctcagtagcactctcaccattGAATCAGAGGTTATTGGTTCCAGCTGCACTCTGGAAACTTGAGCACATGTTCCAGGCTGACACGATGGTGCAGTATTGCAGGAGTGCTGCTTTGTCGGTgctgccgtcttttagatgagatgttaaaccgatgtcttgaaaatcccatggcactatttgagaaagagcaggggtgctctagccaacatttctctctcaaccaacatcactatctgtgttgtttgtgggatcttgctgtgcgcaaattggctgctgcattttcctacgttacaacagtgattgcacttcaaaggtacatcattggctgtaaagcgctttgggatgtcctgaggtagtgaaaggcgctatataaatgcaagttctttctttgaacaGGCTCATGAGCCATGGTGTACTGGCTCAGTGAAGCTGAGCCTGGAATAAAGCTGAAAGTTTGTTGCTACATCTACCACAGCTCAACATTCGCATTGAACTTTCACACATCTCAGTGTCCAGAGGAAAATATCCCCAGGTATTTTTGTGAGAAAGCACTAAGAGTTGGGCAGTGTTGTGTGACAGCAAGAAAGAGTGAGACCAAGCTTGGCCATCAATGACTCTTATACACTGTGTTACCATTAAGGGCAATTCGACAAATCAACATTTCATTATAAGATGGACTTCACTTTAACAGGAACTGTGATACTTCTCTATCTAACAAGGTTACTCAGTGACACCCACAAGGTGTGGCACCACTGGCTCGATCGCCTCCGCCATTAATTCTGTCAGAGATTCGGTGATGGCTGCGGTGGTCAGGTGATCACTAACCAGCTCCTTAACAGCACTTCTGATCACTCGCACGGTCAGCTCACCGACTATCTCCTTCAAGAGTGTGTCCAATACTGACACAGCTGGTCGCTGCTTCAATACATCGAGTTCTGTTATCTGTCTGAAAAATACAAGCGGCAGCTGTTGAAATTATACCGGATAATCACATCACAAGGTAATTATGGATGAGGGAAGCCATTCGGCAGGCCTtaactcatccatccagagagatcctgcAGTCCCCTTCACTGCAGCATTTaaatgtttcttaaatgattctgcTACATTATCTGGCAGTATATTCGCTGTGTTGATCATTCATTCTGTGAAGAGaacgtagaccatgacaagctatttcaccttatcagatcagtagaaccagaggacacgaccTGGGCTTGAAGGGAGGTAtctttcaaaactaatctgcggaaacattgtttcagtgagcgagaggccaatctatggaacagactccctggggagacggtggaagcagatagtattgattcattcaaatacaaatcatatagatttctttcagaaaataatattttgggatacaatatatgagtaatttgagacatgacgtgtggtaaGAGTAACATGCTGGAGAGGATATTACACCAGGAGAAATATTCTTCTACTAGTTTGAATCTGTCCCCTTATCCTACTtatgcaatttaatttaaagtaagatTCTGGATATCCCTTCTCTGTTCTCATGACTATCTTATGCCCCTTTTTAATGATCTTAGGCCAAAAAGCCAAGTTTCtgcagcctttcctcataactcagacccttgACACTAGAGAGCTGCTTCACCactcttctctgcattgcctccatACAAATATATGAAAAAGGACAGGTGAAGACTGGCTGTCCATCGAACCGGTCCAATGTGGGTGTAAAATCTGCACACCATCACCATCCAGCCACAGAGCCACACAAACCCTTGGGAGAAGCAAAACAAACCAGAAAAAGCGTTAGGtcaaaatttttttaaactttgggaaa encodes:
- the LOC137301371 gene encoding uncharacterized protein isoform X1 gives rise to the protein MASCKTEKTWSDLQESLNRVRQQLGLVPRTGWNDLVPSDAYLRAHLTSQHNRRKVHSPSYLPRLLITSDGVHNGPSADLRRGLRVVVPPLLNEKANGREEGPRNAVNSGFQQPGNRLKRTDSPDYAMIRPADLPLQNVLSMSPYGGDKESSRTLSQSPGRERQFAACSFFRENKSFAWNFVDSFISEVLRDELVPDALMEVLSGVYTKCPPVYSLTKKNSYIQSKLQQITELDVLKQRPAVSVLDTLLKEIVGELTVRVIRSAVKELVSDHLTTAAITESLTELMAEAIEPVVPHLVKEAVSEMILEGILQDEILPSVLDEETRNVAVLLLSEYHTEISEQQQEEVRTYASRRLIDMLLLENLMKIIGSEGRAFSEKVELDRLLDSWMLDVFFGQYFNISRHNHVTVENVALRDYHQKAFTDVVLDVILTEMSEHVDQDLADLSQYEQEMEEADFTVD